Proteins from a single region of Phycisphaeraceae bacterium D3-23:
- a CDS encoding GDSL-type esterase/lipase family protein, with amino-acid sequence MKHLPRALLILFALALPIHAQDADTERPDLPVRVACVGDGITYGTGLPERERWCYPALLQDMLGDGYDVQNFGVEQATTIAAGDHPYSETQAYRDALDFEPDVVIIMLGTHDTQPDNWEHYEDFIFDYEDMVAAFREHAEAPRVLLCVPPPTWTEERAEADRLHRSPVNERVRLLGSRTSSEQINLHDLLIQRRDWFPDGVHPNSFGAELIAKRVYEQLMLRQDVEFDISQSLEGLLEEDVDWLPFYAFAQGDIRSWHFSATILRPRVVAEGRPWVWRARFWRHEPQADYAMLERGWHVVYCDVSNLYGNPEAVERWDTFYQLMRDAGLGEDLVLEGMSRGGLIIYNWAKANPEKVCAIYGDAPVCDIRSWPGGLGVGRGSTEGQFDGPLEYIPSDWETALDAYGLTEDDIANFTGNPIDGLEPLAEHGVPLLHVVGEADDVVPVSENTAILEERYRALGGDITVIRKPGVGHHPHALSDPTPIVDFFLEATGRKVNFATVARPSVEFRAGAGWGNGTWWTQHEHFNALGEQHDLDVVFIGDSITQSFTGVADRLGHEGGGRTFDRAFGDLRAAGFGLAGDRTEHLLYRIANGNFDHIDPKVVVLMIGVNNINAAGNTGEQTAQGTRAVVAALREKVPGAHVIVLGCFPTGPRADSPNRRAVDVLHDNIADIGDADDQVTYLDLRPLFLNEDGTLNGNMRGDAIHLTGAGYVAWADAIGPVIRELLAE; translated from the coding sequence ATGAAACACCTCCCCCGCGCGCTGCTCATCCTCTTCGCACTGGCGCTGCCGATCCACGCGCAAGACGCCGACACCGAACGGCCCGACCTCCCGGTCCGCGTCGCGTGCGTCGGCGACGGCATCACCTACGGCACCGGTCTGCCCGAACGCGAACGCTGGTGCTACCCCGCGCTGCTGCAGGATATGCTCGGCGACGGATACGACGTACAAAACTTTGGGGTTGAGCAAGCAACGACGATCGCGGCGGGCGACCACCCGTATAGCGAGACACAGGCGTACCGCGACGCACTGGACTTCGAGCCGGACGTCGTCATCATCATGCTCGGGACTCACGACACACAGCCGGACAACTGGGAGCATTACGAGGACTTCATCTTCGACTACGAAGACATGGTCGCCGCATTCCGTGAGCACGCCGAGGCCCCCAGGGTGCTGCTGTGTGTGCCGCCGCCGACATGGACCGAGGAGCGAGCGGAGGCGGACCGGCTGCACCGGTCTCCGGTGAATGAGCGTGTGAGGTTGCTTGGTTCTCGCACATCAAGCGAGCAGATTAACCTGCACGATCTGTTGATCCAGCGGCGGGACTGGTTCCCCGATGGGGTCCACCCCAATTCGTTCGGGGCGGAACTCATCGCCAAGCGAGTCTACGAACAACTCATGCTGCGGCAGGATGTAGAGTTTGACATCTCGCAGTCGCTCGAAGGCCTGCTTGAAGAGGATGTTGATTGGCTGCCGTTTTACGCGTTTGCTCAAGGCGACATCAGAAGCTGGCATTTCTCTGCAACGATCCTGCGGCCGCGGGTCGTTGCGGAAGGCCGGCCCTGGGTCTGGCGGGCGCGATTCTGGCGTCACGAACCGCAGGCAGACTACGCCATGCTCGAACGCGGTTGGCATGTGGTGTACTGCGATGTGTCGAATCTGTACGGCAACCCCGAGGCGGTCGAACGCTGGGATACGTTCTATCAACTCATGCGGGATGCTGGGCTTGGCGAAGACCTCGTGCTCGAAGGCATGAGCCGGGGCGGGCTGATCATCTACAACTGGGCCAAGGCGAACCCGGAAAAAGTCTGCGCGATCTACGGCGACGCGCCGGTCTGCGATATCCGGAGCTGGCCCGGGGGGCTGGGCGTGGGGCGAGGATCAACTGAGGGCCAGTTCGATGGACCTCTGGAATACATCCCCAGCGACTGGGAGACCGCACTAGACGCCTACGGCCTCACCGAAGATGACATCGCCAACTTCACCGGCAACCCGATCGACGGCCTTGAACCGCTGGCGGAGCATGGCGTACCGCTGCTGCATGTCGTCGGCGAGGCGGACGACGTCGTGCCCGTCAGCGAAAACACCGCCATCCTCGAAGAACGATATCGCGCACTCGGCGGCGACATCACCGTCATCCGCAAGCCCGGCGTCGGGCACCACCCGCACGCGCTGTCCGACCCCACGCCGATCGTCGACTTCTTCCTTGAAGCGACCGGCCGGAAGGTCAACTTCGCGACAGTGGCCCGGCCCAGTGTCGAGTTCCGCGCGGGCGCGGGCTGGGGCAACGGCACATGGTGGACCCAGCATGAACACTTCAATGCGTTGGGCGAGCAGCACGACCTCGACGTCGTCTTCATCGGCGACTCGATCACGCAGAGCTTTACGGGTGTGGCGGATCGGCTTGGGCATGAAGGCGGCGGCCGAACCTTTGACCGCGCGTTTGGCGACCTCCGGGCCGCGGGGTTTGGGCTCGCCGGCGACCGCACCGAGCACCTGCTCTACCGCATCGCCAACGGCAACTTCGACCACATCGACCCGAAGGTCGTCGTCCTGATGATCGGCGTCAACAACATCAACGCCGCGGGCAACACCGGCGAACAGACGGCGCAGGGCACCCGCGCGGTCGTCGCCGCGTTGCGCGAAAAAGTGCCGGGGGCGCATGTCATCGTGCTGGGTTGTTTCCCGACCGGGCCCCGGGCCGACAGCCCGAACCGGCGGGCGGTCGATGTGCTGCACGACAACATCGCGGACATCGGTGATGCAGATGACCAGGTCACCTACCTCGACCTGCGGCCGCTGTTCCTGAACGAGGACGGCACGCTCAACGGCAACATGCGCGGCGACGCGATCCACCTCACCGGCGCCGGCTACGTGGCCTGGGCGGACGCGATCGGGCCCGTGATCCGCGAGCTGCTGGCGGAGTAG